In one Perca fluviatilis chromosome 7, GENO_Pfluv_1.0, whole genome shotgun sequence genomic region, the following are encoded:
- the efhb gene encoding EF-hand domain-containing family member B isoform X5, translating to MTDGNTSYQLKHNVTDRCPNIPTAGKVIPVTDGTKSCLQEAERPPTPPVVRTFRNSILPEPGAIRVHKGKANDPDVAKTLVHGISTKSSLTGRRLINPPQKTLFHQRLQELRESVYASSQKAPLGRSHDQRVGLPAWNNDKTTYGVKTLKGLAVREIINPSKTAEEVDREAQEGHETYIRSHNAYFTACSTPGERIDRKYDWNRYSKDSRFGILTPHFNDGRNLGKTLHWLGETQKFYNPKIVWKRSGNKEKMAQLMGKTTNVRGNTLNLPPDHTFGTLLPPDEFGVGAIIHSTEPGQYVSGRDRQRSLVNAVRHHLKKVNFHNFPSLLQAFRHYDQAGKGMIDKEDLQAVCSQFQLDVSRQVLDDLMDYCDTDKDGLINFLEFANFLNWKDKMPINSREQCIMTNAERQTSTAPANIERKPSPESAQRPASEALIKPEDLEPVKPGSSLKTVRTLRRPRAAPDHFITSSTLIGSVSDPSTSSSRAYGIPSVRSDLPAPRIKRVSDHNNYGDTSTAADLLHPSVHALRGVHEEHFFCPRTKKEIAEIFRNVGVNVCQETFDEAWKLASMKNPAGEEDEVNFTVPSASTGGWYHVNTGLSCCTFSVGKTGALCKHQSAVVQTFGVSETLPLTSTPHLRKLFYEIASGGTTPDDWFESLTYEQPVEPKSVLDSLKP from the exons ATGACTGACGGAAATACCTCTTACCAATTGAAACATAACGTTACAGATAGATGTCCAAACATACCGACG GCCGGGAAAGTTATACCTGTAACAGACGGGACTAAATCCTGTTTACAAGAAGCGGAGAGG CCCCCCACCCCACCAGTGGTTAGGACATTCCGCAACAGCATCCTACCAGAACCAGGAGCTATCAGAGTGCACAAAGGGAAGGCAAATGATCCAGATGTTGCCAAAACCCTTGTTCATGGCATTAGCACCAAATCTTCCCTCACT GGCAGACGCTTGATAAATCCTCCCCAAAAGACCTTGTTCCATCAAAGGTTACAAGAGCTCAGGGAATCGGTGTACGCCTCCAGTCAAAAGGCACCTTTGGGCAGGTCACACGATCAGCGTGTTGGACTTCCTGCCTGGAATAACGACAAAACTACGTATGGCGTGAAAACACTTAAAG GGTTGGCTGTGCGTGAGATTATTAACCCTTCAAAAACAGCAGAGGAGGTGGACAGGGAAGCTCAGGAGGGACACGAGACTTACATCCGTAGCCACAATGCCTATTTTACTG CTTGCTCTACTCCAGGTGAGCGTATTGATAGGAAGTATGACTGGAATCGCTACAGTAAAGACAGCAGGTTTGGAATTCTCACACCTCATTTCAATGACGGACGTAATCTCGGCAAAACTCTCCACTGGCTGGGGGAGACACAAAA GTTTTACAATCCAAAGATTGTTTGGAAGAGATCTGGGAACAAGGAAAAGATGGCCCAACTAATGGGCAAAACAACCAATGT GAGAGGAAATACCTTGAATCTTCCACCAGATCACACCTTTGGAACTCTTTTACCGCCGGATGAATTTG GTGTTGGAGCTATAATTCACTCCACGGAGCCAGGCCAGTACGTGAGTGGCCGAGACCGACAGCGCAGCCTGGTCAACGCAGTGCGGCACCACCTGAAGAAGGTCAATTTCCACAACTTCCCCTCCCTGCTGCAGGCGTTCAGACATTATGACCAG GCAGGCAAGGGAATGATTGACAAAGAGGAcctgcaggcagtgtgcagtCAGTTCCAGCTGGACGTGAGCAGACAGGTTCTGGATGACCTGATGGACTACTGTGACACAGACAAGGACGGACTAATCAACTTCCTGGAGTTTGCTAACTTCCTCAACTGGAAGGACAAGATGCCCATCAACAGTCGAGAGCAATGCATTATGACGAATG CAGAGCGTCAGACCAGCACGGCTCCAGCCAACATTGAAAGGAAGCCTTCGCCAGAATCGGCACAGCGTCCTGCCTCTGAGGCCTTGATTAAGCCTGAGGACCTGGAGCCCGTTAAGCCAGGCAGCTCACTGAAGACCGTCAGGACCTTGAGGCGACCCAGGGCAGCCCCAGACCACTTCATCACCTCGTCCACCCTCATCGGGTCTGTGAGTGATCCGTCCACATCAA GCAGCCGCGCCTATGGGATCCCGTCTGTGCGATCGGACCTTCCGGCTCCACGCATAAAGAGAGTCAGTGACCATAACAACTACGGTGATACATCCACGGCTGCAGATCTCCTGCATCCATCAGTCCATGCCCTTCGGGGTGTTCATGAGGAACACTTCTTCTGTCCTCGCACCAAGAAGGAG ATTGCAGAAATCTTCAGGAATGTGGGTGTTAATGTTTGTCAGGAGACATTCGACGAGGCCTGGAAGCTGGCGTCCATGAAGAATCCGGCCGGGGAG gaGGATGAAGTCAATTTTACAGTGCCCAGTGCATCAACTGGTGGCTGGTACCACGTCAATACAGGACTGAGCTGCTGCACCTTCTCTGTTGGCAAGACTGGCGCACTTTGCAAGCACCAAAGTGCAGTGGTGCAAACATTTGGTGTGAGTGAGACACTCCCACTAACAAGCACACCTCATCTCAGGAAGCTCTTCTATGAAATTGCTTCAG GAGGGACCACTCCAGATGACTGGTTTGAAAGCTTGACTTATGAACAGCCTGTGGAGCCAAAGTCAGTGTTGG ATTCGCTCAAG CCCTGA